Genomic window (Culex pipiens pallens isolate TS chromosome 3, TS_CPP_V2, whole genome shotgun sequence):
AGACGGCGGATAAGGCCATCCAATCCGACAGGATGGATGATTCGACCAAGTATCTGCGATACAATCAGCCATCGAACAGGACTTGGTCACCGTTCCTGGATACAAAGTTCAGCTCTAGTGCATCTTCAGGTTATACGCGGTATTCGAGCGCTTCTTCGCGCTACAGCCGCGATAGTACAAGTCGTGAAACCAGCGTCTGTTCAACACGAAGTGATGTTCCCGAGAAGAAGGAGGAGAAGATTTCCACGTTAGCTGCTCGCGTCAAAGAGATGAGCTTATCAAAATCTGCCAGCCCGAAGGGTAACGCTGCCAGCAGTAGATCATCGACGAGTACGCCTTCGATCAAGCAGAAGACACCTCCGAAACAAAAATCCCCGGAGAAGCCTCCACCGGCTCCAATGAAGGACGGTTCTCCGGCAAAGTCCATGACTGCTTTCAATTCAAGAGTCAACAAAGACTTCCGCAAATCGGCCCTCAACATGGGTCCAGCACCGGATCGACCACGCAAGGGCTCCAGCTCTTCGTCCAAGTCGAGCTCATCGACCTCCTCGTCGTCAACAGCAACGCAGACGACGGAACCGGCGCAACAGAACGGTAGCCGGATACCGCAAGCTGGAAACCGCGCAAGCGCCAGTCCTTGCCGTCGGTCGGACCGCGCGTCTTCGACAAGTTCGGACGCGAGCAGCTCCACAGCTACTTCGTCCTCGTCAACGGAGTCCGACGGTACTCAAACTCGATCGACTGCGGCCGCTTCGACGGACGAGCCGAACGCCAACAATGAACTGCTGATGCGAGCGATTCAGCTGGCGACGAACTTTGTCCAGAACAACAACCGCAATCACACGAGCTGGTTCGAGAACGGCTCGGCGGTGAGTGTGCCGGAAATTCAGCCACCGCAGGAGGGTAAGACCGGTTGGGAGGCCGGAACGCACTACATGGAGAGCATAAAGGACGACGATTCTAGCGATGAAGAGGACGAAGAGGGAAGCGGATCTGGGTCGGGACCGCTGCAGAAGGCATCGTGGTGGAACAATGACGACGGGTTCGTGAAGCATCCGCCGGTGCAGGCGGTCACGATGCAGGAAGAACCGGCGGCCAAGAGTTACACCTACCGAATACGACCGGTTCAGTCCGGTGAGAAGGCCTGGTGGATGACGGAGGAAAGCGAAAAGACTGAAGAGGGAAGTGAAGTGACGGATGAGGTGGCGGAAGCGAATGATAATGGTAGTACGGCGCTGTACAGTCCGTTCAAGCCGATACTGAAGGCGGATTCGGGAGAGAAACCGTGGTGGATGACGGATACTGGGGGTAAGACTGACGAACAGGAAGATCAGCAGGAGGAAGAGGaagaggaagaggaggaggaggaggaggaacaaGAAGCTAGCTCGAATGGTTACGGCAATGGAGAAAGTCAGAGTTATGCACCGTATAAACCGATAAGGGTGACGAGAGTGGAGTCGGGTGAGAAGGCATGGTGGATGATGAGCACCGACAATGTACCGGCAAAGGGAAAGTCTCAGGAGTCGTCACTTTCGAAGAGTGCAAGTCGGGAAGCGTCCAAGGAAGTTAGTCCCGAGAAGAAAGGTCCCGGGTTTACTGTTTACACGTTGGAAGCGGAAGATGAGGCGTGGTGGCAACAGGCAATGGCTGAGCTGGAGAAGAAGGACAAGAGTAGTTCTAGTGCCAGCAGCAGTAGAGCACCCTCGAAGGAACCAACGCCGGAACCGCGGCAGCAAGGATTCATTGTGACACGAGCGGAGTCTGGTGAAAAGGCTTGGTGGATGTACAGCGAGGAGAAGGCGAATGAGGAAGGCAGTTCTGATTCGTCGGTGAAGGAATGCAGTCCGGTGAAGGCGAAACCATTCAAGATCACGCACATTGCGTCCGGGGAAGCTCCCTGGTGGATGACAGATGAAGGTAATCTATCGCGTTCCGGATCGAAGAGCAACGTGGTCAGCAGATCAAACAGCTTCAACAACTCGAAGAGCAACGTTGTCAGCAGATCCAACAGCTTCAACAACTCGAAGAGCAACGCGGTCAGCAGGTCCAACAGCTTCAACAACTCAAAGCAGCAAAGTCCGACCAAGTACAGAATCACGCGAGTGGAGTCCGGAGAGAGAGCCAACTGGATGGATAGTCCCGAAGAGAAGAGTGTCAGTCCACAGAAGTTGACATCGCTCATCGAGCAACACGGTGAAGAAGAAGACCATCACCATCATACCGAGATGGACCTGGACGAGGAAATCCAAAGCATCGGAAAGTTTGTAGCTGGTCTACCACAGTTCCCAACCGGAGAATCAACCATCGAGCTCCTCGTCGAAACGCCCCTCGGCGATCGCGCCAGTCCAGAAGGTGTCGAAGACTGCAAGCAGAATCGATCCTCCCCGTACGACAACATTCCTCAAAGCTCCAACAACAACTCGGCAACGCTCGAACCACGACCCTACCAGCTGGAACTGAACCAAAAACCCGCAGAACCGGCGCTATTCATTTCGCGCCACACCAACATCGATGATCTGCTGGGCGGATCGTGCCACCCGTTGAGTCCGATGATGGATCGGATGTTCGTGATGGACGATCTGATGGAGATTTCACCACATGATGTGCGGGTCCACGACAGCACGGCGCAATTCATCCACGGCGGCAGGTTGGTGGAGCTTTTGCTATAAAGTTTGAGCTGCTGTATACTCACcacttgttttgttgttttctttctttcttctaCAGTGGTGAAGATGGTTCACTGCGGAAAGCTGGGGTGAGTAGCATAGTTAGTTAGATCGCTGAAACAAGCAAATTGATTGCATGAACAAAGACATatccgaaattttaaaaattatttgcaaatttttgcaaCTCTGCTGATTTGAAAATATCATAAAACTAGATAATCAggtttttaataacaaaaaaaaacattttttaaatctcatcTACCGTCCCTTTTTAAATGACTTCCAACGATCGTGTTGATTACCGCCATACATGCTAACAAATTCAGCCTACAAAAAATGGAACATTATAACACGTCCCTCAGCCTTCAACAGCAAGTGGGAAAATTCTCACCCACGCCCATAATCATCTCTGCCAGCATTCGCGTGGTTCGCGGATTGAGATTTTCGCGagatcaaaaagcaaaaaaaaaaagcgaaaaaatgaAGCAAGTGGTAAAAATATACCTCACGTACATAAAACCAGATGTGGTGGCTCCTGAAAAATGTAAACACGTGTCAAACTGCGACAAACGCCGAAAAGTGGAAGGAGGTGAAGTTGGGCTGGATTTCCTTTGAAGGGTGATGGGACTTGTCTGATATTAGACTGAATGGTCGTAAACTGGGTGCTGAATaatggttcgcaaaacggcctcaattttgaactgtcaaagtggaaccaatttactattcgctaaaagtagagagtattgtaatcgatcattaaaaaatgtttcgttttttttttgcaagaatgaaaagATTGTGGCATTTAAAAACCTGGAGTATaagtcaaaaaatcttaagaaagttgaaagcaagatcgtcatttttttataattatggaGTCGATGTGGTTGTATCCAGccagacgtgcatcggcactcaatagcaGTTGACAGTTTTTCTAAGGCCATGGCTTGGAAAAGGCACCATATCAATTTGTTTTGCGCCTAAAGTATGTTTTTTGCAATGCACTATGAGGTTCTGAACGACCG
Coding sequences:
- the LOC120414113 gene encoding serine/arginine repetitive matrix protein 2-like, coding for MQNKLLKMIHNLNPWHPTDDLHQLAELETIDQFIDRLFQKFRTSCQMSDNPLIEAILPLNVMIGNTCSVTTGVLHRRITFDYVYPWKSSYVPSSSSYSSSSSSYGSSRFSTEPSSSSRFGSLSSTAGGSSYRPSFTSGTYRSPRSTASNVSTYINRYSSIAAEKEKEKEEERRREREREREQREKEREKERDREKERLIETSKKLEAELEKDKPKLIKRSALIAAKYGAASNDNEDASKSKTAITKPKKDNAPPVTFTTRYGKAGVAREKSREPSPATRMNSSTNLTPNRAKARDPSPAGGAVANKIRSRDPSPAVETRRTGYTSNIASKLTPKETPTTNDYRRQPSNTLNSFLQNRARSRDPSPTVRTRTSREPSPAEPKRTLKPFTSARSRDPSPATPRTTTTARTINRSRDPSPAEPKKFSSSITIKPTIRSRDPSPAESKKIPLFTSSKLRSRDPSPAGSKLSSYSSTTPRTRTRDPSPAGGKQTSTYGRTLTSKDKPAESRSLTLPTRKTRDASPSVSNIRSRDPSPAHSTTRRSSREPSPTESIREKYGLNSTTYRPYGRTSSNSIGTSSSRISMNSSPVPTSPIGGMALSYMTSNEAIAARTSRPSSRLVLNSQSREVSQCPSPLLIRSQIFSPEPPTVQIVETDDKKEDEDEEEESETSTEMETSEEESSEETESSVEPEPKIFMEITLVTRATSPTPPGSTPYIRARRAEMCKTIEKTIQKQILNVQTADKAIQSDRMDDSTKYLRYNQPSNRTWSPFLDTKFSSSASSGYTRYSSASSRYSRDSTSRETSVCSTRSDVPEKKEEKISTLAARVKEMSLSKSASPKGNAASSRSSTSTPSIKQKTPPKQKSPEKPPPAPMKDGSPAKSMTAFNSRVNKDFRKSALNMGPAPDRPRKGSSSSSKSSSSTSSSSTATQTTEPAQQNGSRIPQAGNRASASPCRRSDRASSTSSDASSSTATSSSSTESDGTQTRSTAAASTDEPNANNELLMRAIQLATNFVQNNNRNHTSWFENGSAVSVPEIQPPQEGKTGWEAGTHYMESIKDDDSSDEEDEEGSGSGSGPLQKASWWNNDDGFVKHPPVQAVTMQEEPAAKSYTYRIRPVQSGEKAWWMTEESEKTEEGSEVTDEVAEANDNGSTALYSPFKPILKADSGEKPWWMTDTGGKTDEQEDQQEEEEEEEEEEEEEQEASSNGYGNGESQSYAPYKPIRVTRVESGEKAWWMMSTDNVPAKGKSQESSLSKSASREASKEVSPEKKGPGFTVYTLEAEDEAWWQQAMAELEKKDKSSSSASSSRAPSKEPTPEPRQQGFIVTRAESGEKAWWMYSEEKANEEGSSDSSVKECSPVKAKPFKITHIASGEAPWWMTDEGNLSRSGSKSNVVSRSNSFNNSKSNVVSRSNSFNNSKSNAVSRSNSFNNSKQQSPTKYRITRVESGERANWMDSPEEKSVSPQKLTSLIEQHGEEEDHHHHTEMDLDEEIQSIGKFVAGLPQFPTGESTIELLVETPLGDRASPEGVEDCKQNRSSPYDNIPQSSNNNSATLEPRPYQLELNQKPAEPALFISRHTNIDDLLGGSCHPLSPMMDRMFVMDDLMEISPHDVRVHDSTAQFIHGGSGEDGSLRKAGYKCGKLNFLTVLPSCNNKKVQHNIHLVPQSVPKKKLHHETQQLNSSTTATAPHQESGNVPDSVLLNREKEIR